In Primulina eburnea isolate SZY01 chromosome 5, ASM2296580v1, whole genome shotgun sequence, a single window of DNA contains:
- the LOC140832628 gene encoding enoyl-CoA hydratase 2, peroxisomal-like — translation MAENSGFDPYRIISHEFPQTTFTYTERDAALYALGVGACSKDAVDDKELKYVYHQDGQQAIEVLPTFSTLFSFGLQSQIAQIPGLQFDQRLLLHGQQYIEIYKPLPSHGCLLNKMSVTGLHDKGKAAILEMEILSYEKESSELLCMNRMAIYLRGAGGFSKSSQPYSFIKYPSSQNLAYQIPKTKPFAVFEECTQPSQALLYRLSGDYNPLHSDPMVAELAGFSRPILHGLCSLGFAVRAIIKCICRGDQNMIKNISGKFLLHVYPGETLITEMWLDGLRVLYQVNVRERNKTVLSGAVSLTHLSSSL, via the exons ATGGCTGAAAATTCAGGGTTCGATCCTTATCGCATCATTTCTCACGAGTTTCCCCAG ACTACATTCACTTATACTGAAAG GGATGCTGCGCTATATGCACTTGGTGTTGGGGCATGTTCGAAAGACGCTGTGGATGATAAAGAACTCAAATATGTTTATCATCAAGATGGACAGCAAGCCATTGAG GTTTTACCAACATTTTCGACTCTATTTTCTTTCGGACTTCAGTCACAGATAGCTCAAATACCAGGTTTACA ATTTGATCAACGTCTTCTTTTGCATGGACAACAATACATAGAAATTTACAAACCCCTCCCATCTCATGGCTGT CTACTAAATAAGATGTCTGTTACTGGGTTGCATGATAAAG GTAAGGCAGCAATCCTGGAGATGGAAATTTTGAGTTATGAAAAGGAGTCCAGCGAGTTGCTATGCATGAATCG GATGGCAATCTATCTAAGAGGTGCTGGAGGCTTCTCTAAGTCATCCCAACCTTACTCCTTCATCAAGTACCCGTCCAGCCAGAACTTGGCTTATCAAATTCCCAAAACTAAACCATTTGCTGTATTTGAAGAATGTACACAACCATCACAG GCTTTGCTTTACAGACTATCTGGTGACTATAATCCATTGCACTCAGATCCTATGGTCGCAGAACTTGCAGG ATTCTCTCGTCCAATATTGCATGGACTTTGCTCTCTTGGGTTCGCAGTCAGAGCCATCATCAAATGTATTTGTCGAGGTGATCAAAATATGATTAAGAACATATCAGGAAAATTTCTTCTGCACGTCTATCCTGGCGAAACTTTGATAACAGAAATGTGGCTTGATGGCTTGAG AGTTCTTTATCAGGTGAATGTTAGAGAACGAAACAAAACCGTGCTTTCTGGTGCAGTAAGTCTCACTCATCTGAGTTCATCTCTTTGA